The Gambusia affinis linkage group LG05, SWU_Gaff_1.0, whole genome shotgun sequence region AAAACAGAATCAGGTCTTGTGTGAAATCCGCGGTGAATAGCTGCAGCCAGAGAGGCGGATCCAAATCAGTTTCACGATCGGTTTTTCGGTAACATGACTCACGAAATCATGTTAAGACTGTAACTTTCAGTTTAATCGACAGCTGCTGTTAAAACAATAACACCAAAACTATAAAGTATTGTTTCCCATGTTATGGAGAgggaacaaaacatttaaaacagttaCAATACAGAATAAACATTACTAATTACTATATACTAATCTCTCATCGCAAAGTGAGAAAGTGGTGGGTCCTTCTATCAACTTGATGTTATCAAGATGGACAAGTACTTGCCAAAAAGACATTGTGGAAATGTGAAAAGCcgcattatatttagaattttttcgATCTTGTAGTTCAATTTCAGTTCAGTGAATAATTTcactttgaatttcttttttgttgccCTCAAGAGGTTTGTCTACTTCTGGTATCCTTTCTTCAACAAACTCTCAAGAGTTTTAATAAGCTCCTGACAATTGTCCGGATGAGTTTCTACTCCTGATGCTGTTAGTTCCCTCACGAGTCATTGTGGGTTTACCCAAAACACTCCTCAGCTGTGCCCAGAAAAATGGCTGCTGGTTGACTTGTTGGGgccactccaggtatgttttggTACTCAGCATCTTTTTGAGCTTGCAATATTTGCTGGGCAAGGAACTTGGATCAATGGGCTCCTTCAGCACCAGAATGACATCACTGAAGGTCTTTCCCATTGCTCTCTGCTGAGCAAAGTACAGCTCGTAGTTGCACCATTCACTGTTCACAAAGTGCCgggaaaggacaaaaataacctGTAAAAGACAATACTAAATTTAATAAACTCTCGATTAAAAGAAATGTGGTTGAACAAAACTACAGAAagaatttagcaaataaatataCATGTTCTGACTTCTGGGCCTAAGGTACTTGATTTTTCTGACTTGAAACTTGACAAATCTGAATataaatacaatgcaacataggtTAAGCGCTTGGATAGTAGGCTCCGAGATAGCCACTTAACGAGCATAAAGCTTACAGTTAGCCAACTGTAACTTTAAAACACAGTCACCTTAACATATAGCTAGTACTTCTTTAGTTTCTGTAGAATGtgtgacaattttttttgactgaacATAATTATAAATTACTCAGTTTGCATGTGTTTTGATTGAATGATGTATTTGTAGAAGCCTTCTTTCAGCCAACTTATCAGTAGTATGCAGCCACAGAGGGGGAGAGAAGAACAGCACTATGGTCCACCCAGCTGAAGAAAACTGGGACACTCCAGTACTTTCTCTGGCATCATCTTAAAATAAGTGCTGCCAATTGGTAACAAACCAATTGTTGAGTAATTACCTGTtgccagttttattgttttttgtttttgttgtttgtttttttttgtgttttttttttcaggaaagtCTGGCAGCTGCAGCACACTGAACTCTAATCATTGCCAATTCatgaaatgtgattttgacTACCTGACATCTAAAACTGTGAAGGGctgtattaataattttaataccGGTaagtaaaatttcaaaaatatgagCAAATCAACTAGCTTGTAACATTGTTTTCACATTCCTTGATCCAAAGCATTTTTGTTAAGAACAAATCTCACCTTGTTTTCTTGCAAAACTATTAAGAAGCAGatgaggatattttttttctttactgttctTAGCTGAAATCAAAAGTACTTTCTCTTACCTTACGACTGCTTTCAATGTTCTCAATTATGTTGTCAATGATCCATTTTCCTGGCATAAAGTCCCGCTCATGAATACACAGACGATAGGGGTTCTTGTTGTTCTCCAAACAGGGTAAAAGCTGGTCCCTCACCCAGTCAGCATCTGAGTGGCTGTAGGATATGAAGGCATGATAGTTGAAGTTCCCAATGTCCCCTGCTAGATTTTCCTTGTGCGCCCTGTATTTGGCTTGTATGATCTGATACGTGGCTTTAGTGTACCATGGGAGGTCAAAAATATAGCAAATTAGAACAAATATCAAGATCACTACGGCAGTGGTTGCAACAGAAATGATGATAACAAGTCTGATGTCACACGCTACTTGACCAGGGAAATATTTGGATATTAAGGTATTGAGGAACGGTTCTGGGTGATAGCATCTGTAATTCAATGGCCAGTCAGTGAGATTAACCTTTCCAATTGCAATGGTCTCCTGGACAAAAGCATGAAGCTCACAAGTGCAATGGTAAGGATTGTTTCCTGCCCTGAGCTGAGACAGTTGAGGCATATGTTGAAAGGATGCTTTGCTTATCAATCCAAATGAATTTCCATCCAAAGCTAAAAACTGAAGCGATGGGGACTCCCACTTAGATGGGATGAACTTAATTTTATTCCCACTCAGTAACAGAATTTTTAGGTTTGTGGCTTTCTTAAAGTAGGTCAAGTCCAGCTGGTCCATGTTGCAGTCAGACAGATCCAAGTAAGAAACAGTGGTAGGTAAACAGTGAAATGCTTCACTTGAAAAGTAGTTGTGATGTGCAATAAAACAAGTTATATTTTGTGTCCAAACACAGTGTCGACTTTCTTTTGCAGATCCCAGTTTGTTGTTGCTGAGATCCAGTACCTGCAGCTTCCTGAACTGCTTTGTCAGAGACGATAGGTCTTCTAGACTGGTCAGCGCATTGGTGCTTAGGTTGAAGGTGAGAAGATTTGGCATGGAACCTTCGTAATTACATCGCTTGTTGTAGAGAACATAATCATTCAATCGATTGTTTGAAACATCTAATAACTCCACACCTTCCATCTCGTCCCAGGAGTCACAAGGCACACTGCTGAAATACACATACTGGATTGACAGCTGCTTTATTCtcttgaaccaggtgaagcgcCAGTCAAATCGCAGCACATCAGGATTGCTGATATACCTgtaaaaaattcagatttacttagaatttttttaatacctTCTACAGATTCATCACCCTTAAGCTAACTCAAATTTTgcaacattaagaaaaaaaaatgcaaatatgtaTTTCAATACATATTGACATTTTACATCATAGACCatctgaaagaacaacaaattTGTAAAGTGTGCGTTTGCATCACCCcagaattttgtcatttttgtctttctttgaaaaaagaaagctcAAGTCGTTATGCTCCAaccattttgtttcttcaggcATTCCTACCTATGTAACATCTTCaaaaaatgtcttctgtttaaaatttattataatCTGCTAGTGCGTGGCATTCAATTGGGCAAATGTTTGGGTACCTAATGCGGCTATAGTTCTTACTTCTCTATGACAGTAAAGAAGATGTCAGCGATGATATGAAAGGTCAGGCTTTTGAATGTCAGCATGAGCTAACTTAGTCAATATAttaaatacttcataataacaacttagttttagattttccaacatttttttaacattacataTGTGCATAGCATTTGAAAACACTTACCAAAGATCCAACTTATCCAGACTCAGCTTGGTTATGCTAGAACCTGCTCCACTGTCGACAAATGTTGGTGAACGGGCAAAGTCGATGTACTGAAGTCTAAGCTGTTTGATGGGAGTCACTTGTAAGTTCAGTAATGCCATCTTCAGGAGATTTTCGTTAAACTTGCCTCTGTGAAAGATGAGCTGAAATGCTCTAATGTCTTTTAAGTTCAGGAAAATATCTTCATCACCCATGTAGTATGTGAATTCAAACAGGTTGCGGAATTGAATGGCAATGAGTGTCTTGTTGGCGAGATCACGTAGCATATGATGGAGAGCATTCGGTCGTTGATCGATCGCCATGTCAAAGCCCATCCGTTTTGTGTGGATGACTTCTAAGCTTCCTGGCTCGTAGTAACTTAAATTAGAGGAGCACTTGATGGCAAAATCTTGCAACTGGATGTTTTTTAGGGgctgaaaatcatttttctttagtCCCATCACCAAAGGGCCACCCAAGGACAGAACTTTGAGTCTGACTAATTTAGAGAAACTCTCTGCTAAAGTTGCATGTCTATAAAGGTTATTTGACATGGAGAGCTCCTTCAGATTGAGGAGGGACGTCAGAGGTGAAGCGGGAATTTCATGCAAtgagttattaaaaatgttgagatgCTCCAGTAAtgggttatttttaaaagcctcaTTGGCAATGTGTGAAATGTTGTTGTACTGCAGCAGAAGGATGCGAAGCTGAGGAAAGTTCTCAAAGTCAGCTGCACTGATAACATGAAGCTCATTATAGGAGAGGTCAATGCTTTCAAGTGTAACTGGAAGTTGTCTCCATGGAACAAAATCTAGCTGTTTTCCCTGACAGTCTGCTGACAGACCAAAGTTGTAAATCCGACATGGTCCTTCATCAGAGATAAATGTGGAAGATGAAGATGGATCTGGTGAAAATTGAGATGACACAGCTCCAAGAAGGAGAGCACCTACACTGATCAACTCACCAATCATGGTTACAgatctgaaaaaagaaaatataaacattattaattaaCTTTCaacttcaaaattatttttgaacaatggaatgttttttttaatattttcattaaaaagaaatgattaaaatttaaCTGGGATGAAAGGTCAAAACTGTTCCTATCTATACCTATACCGAAAATGAATCTGCTGTTATTTCAGCCACTCAAGCATTCATTACGCCGAGGTTAGTGAATCTTCATCAATGCAGACAGAACACCTGCATAGTAAgacatgaaatgaaataatgtaATCATGGTGTCAATGCTGCCAAAACTGCCAGTATTTACATCAATTTCCTAGCATTGATGACATCATGCCAAAAAAATTTGAGTGATTAACACATGCCTCAGTTCCaggtgatttaaaaatataatgctGGATCATTGTTTGATATGCCatgcaaaagcaaataaacctttaaattgATAATGCTTTATCTGGCTTATTAATTTATCTTATGGATTTGGTTTTCTGAAGTCTGAAGTGTATTTTAAAGGGGGTGGAGGCTTTATTTCCTCCAGGCTTAATTCCCTCCCACAATTTAAGAACAAACACCTTCTGCCTCTACTTCTTTGCACACTGACATACAATCCCATGCACAGCCGCtgtcacacacaaaaacaaacacatatagGACATTTGGTGGAATCATACCATTACATGAACACACAAGGATCATGCAACAAGGGGTAAACACACCTAAAAACTACAGTAGACACAttatttctgtctcatttttatttatgtatttatttatttgctaatttatttttagccatttttatctttataattGTTGTTCTCTAATTTACTGTGTAAGCAACA contains the following coding sequences:
- the tlr18 gene encoding toll-like receptor 18, which codes for MIGELISVGALLLGAVSSQFSPDPSSSSTFISDEGPCRIYNFGLSADCQGKQLDFVPWRQLPVTLESIDLSYNELHVISAADFENFPQLRILLLQYNNISHIANEAFKNNPLLEHLNIFNNSLHEIPASPLTSLLNLKELSMSNNLYRHATLAESFSKLVRLKVLSLGGPLVMGLKKNDFQPLKNIQLQDFAIKCSSNLSYYEPGSLEVIHTKRMGFDMAIDQRPNALHHMLRDLANKTLIAIQFRNLFEFTYYMGDEDIFLNLKDIRAFQLIFHRGKFNENLLKMALLNLQVTPIKQLRLQYIDFARSPTFVDSGAGSSITKLSLDKLDLWYISNPDVLRFDWRFTWFKRIKQLSIQYVYFSSVPCDSWDEMEGVELLDVSNNRLNDYVLYNKRCNYEGSMPNLLTFNLSTNALTSLEDLSSLTKQFRKLQVLDLSNNKLGSAKESRHCVWTQNITCFIAHHNYFSSEAFHCLPTTVSYLDLSDCNMDQLDLTYFKKATNLKILLLSGNKIKFIPSKWESPSLQFLALDGNSFGLISKASFQHMPQLSQLRAGNNPYHCTCELHAFVQETIAIGKVNLTDWPLNYRCYHPEPFLNTLISKYFPGQVACDIRLVIIISVATTAVVILIFVLICYIFDLPWYTKATYQIIQAKYRAHKENLAGDIGNFNYHAFISYSHSDADWVRDQLLPCLENNKNPYRLCIHERDFMPGKWIIDNIIENIESSRKVIFVLSRHFVNSEWCNYELYFAQQRAMGKTFSDVILVLKEPIDPSSLPSKYCKLKKMLSTKTYLEWPQQVNQQPFFWAQLRSVLGKPTMTREGTNSIRSRNSSGQLSGAY